The DNA sequence GCGGTGACGAAATAAGAGCTATGGGCAGCAAATAGTTCGACTTGAGTTCATTCATATCAAGCACTTACTAACACATGTACATGTAATCACTTGCTTTCATAAAGGGCATTGAAGGAGTCCGTCAAATCGAGGACGGTTATAACCCTGCAACTTGGATGTTGGAAGTTTCCAGGCACAAGAAGTGACCATGGGGGTCGATTTCAATGAATTATACAAAAATTCAGACCTATACAGGTGATTCAACTATAGGTTATCTGAATCCATTATGAGATTGAAATGtcatatctatatctatatgcATATACCAGCCATCTCAATATTCATCATGAAGGCTTAAAATTGTTGTTGAAGCCTTTTGTACCATGTGCCATCTTTTCAGAAGAAACATAGATTTAATTAAGGAACTAAGCCAACCTCCCCTGGTTCAAAGGAGCTCTATTTCTCTAGTCGATACTCCCAACCCTTCTTGATTCAATGTATGGCATGCTTATGGAAACAACGCCAGTCATACTGGCGCAACACATCGTACACTGCAGTGAGATTTACCTTGACACTTGTCATATCCTTGATGTTTGGGACAATGTTCTGGAAGCTGGGCAACAAATGGTAATTTGCAATCAGGCCAAAAACTTTGAGAATTACTCAGTATATATGTTGTTTCTCTACATACATCAACTTCAATTTATAATTCACAAGGTAAAACATGGCAGGTCAACGCCAACAAAACTGTCTAATGCGATGGGTTCTATGCATGCTGCTGTTATCTTCATTGGGCTTCAAAATTCCGCATCAGTGCAGCCAGTCGTGGATGTTGAACGAACTGTCTTTTACAGATAACTAGCTGCCGGAATGTATTCAGCACTGGCCTATGCCTTCTCACAGGTAACTAGATCTCTCATGCTATATATATGTAGACTTTTTTACATGTGTAATGTTTTTTATGTCCTTTGTTAGTAAAATTTCTTCTCATACTACAGGCTATTGTTGAGATCCCATACATTTTTTCACAAACTGTGTTATATGGGGTTCTGGTTTATGCAATGATTTCGTTTCAATGGACAGCCACCAAGTTCTTCTGGTATCTCTTCTACATGTTCTTCACCTTGCTCTACTTCCCTACTCCGGCATGATGGCTGTTTCTTTAACACcgaataaaaaattttctatgattttgCCAGAGTATTTTACGCATCATGGAACCTCTTTTCGGGTTTTGTAGTCCCCCGAACCCTAAGTACTCTCAACCCATAACTCTTTAAAATGCAAGCTTACCTTATCAATAGCAGCATACATGGTTATGTTAATGACTCATTCTGTTGCTTTTCTTCCGTGATGAATATTAACAGAGGATTCCCGGGTGGTAGATTTGGTATTACTGGCTCTGTCCAGTTGCATGGACCTTGTATGGAATGGTTGTATCACAATTTGGAGATATAGACGATCCCCTATCTGGAAAAGGTCAAACAGTGAGGCAATTCCTGGAGGATTATTATGGATTTAAGCATGATTTCTTGGGAGTAACTGCAGCTGTAGTTATTGGCTTTACattgttcttcttcttcgtcttcaTCGTTGCCATCAAGTTATTAAACTTCCAAAAGCGATAAAAGGTGTTTGGAGATGGTTGCTTAATGTGTATGGGTGTAACCCTTTCAGTTCGACACATTTGATTCTAAGGTTAGACGAGAGTAGCATTCATAACCCTGCAATGAGCAGGTTCAGTAAAGCCATAAAGATGTCATCTTCTGGCATTTTGTTAATCCCCTAGCAATTTTATGgggtttgaaattcaaattcacGAGAATAACAAAAGTTTATGCATGCAATTCTTTGATCCTTGATTACTTCCCAAATTACATGTATGTAAGGTACACCTAGTGTTGGATGGTTTGCTGTTGATGCTGCCCAAGCTACTGGCTGTTCATGTAAATGAAGGCTTGCATATCTCTagagaaagaaacaagaaaaacagagcaaagcAAAACAGGGCACACTCACAGGCatagcaaaaaaaaagaaaggaagtttGCTCAAcacatttctttctttctatccaAGCTCTCTATCTCTCAAGATTACAGCCATGACTATAGTTGTAGTATTAAGAAACAAATCGCAGTACATTAACTCATACATCAACATTCTCCCCTTTTAATGTACTGCTCTTGAACTCCCAATGCAATCCTTAGGATTTGAAACTTTGCTGTTGGAAGTGCCTTTATCAAGATATTTGCCATTTGATCTTTAGACCTACAATAATTGAGTTGTATCTCATTTTGTTCAATTGCTTCTCTTCTGAAGTGATACTTGATGGCAATGAGTCTAGTTCAACTGTGAGAACATGAATTCTTTGCCATGGAGATGTTGATTTGTTGTCACAAAAAACCTCTATTGATGCTTCTTGTTTTTCTCCGATGTCTTCCAAAATTCTTCTAAGCCATATAGCTTAAGAAGTTGCAATGGAGGCTGACATGTACTCTAGTTGAAGGTTGAGCAACTAATTGTTGCTTCTTTGACATCCATGAAAATATACCTGTGCcaagagaaaaaaacataacCCAATGTGCTTTTCATATCATCTGCACATCCTCCCCAATCATTTAGGATTTCTGTCAAATCTAATTCCATAACTCCTTGTACTTTGAATATACCTCAAGACACTTTTTCCAACACCAAAATGAAACTGACTTGGATTGTTCATGAATCTTGATAGCAGGCTGGAAGCAAACATGATGTCCGACCTTGTTGTAAAGATATGACAGGTTCCAACCAAACTCCTATAAAGGGTTTCTTTCATTCACCTTCTTTACACCATCTTCTTTCATCAATTTTTCATTGCAAACAAGAGTAGTCCCTGATTTGCAACCAAACATTCCAAACTTCTTTAAAATCTTCTCAGcataatttatttgagaaataaaaactCCTCCATCATCTCGGTGAATGTCCATGCCAAGAAAATGATGTAACAACCCCTTATcactcatttcatttttctttatcacttcattttttaattcatcCATCATCTTTTTGTTATTTCTAGCAAATACCAAGTCATCAAAATAAAGAGCAATAATGAGGATGTCATGCTTACCTTGTTTCTTCACATACGAGGTTGGCTCACTCTTGCTTTTACGGAAACCTTTTTCAAGGAAGTAGCCGTATCAATCTCCTTATGCCAAGTTCTTGACACTTGTTTGAGTCcttgttggttttattttcttctcctttgaCAATGAATCTTGTTCAACATAAACTTTAGGTGAAGTGGTCAAGTAAACTTGTATAACTTAATTTTGTATAGTGGATTTAAATTAGTAGGTTTTAAACCTTGTGGCTTTTTATCTCCACCGTTAGTGTGAAGATTTTTCACGTAAAAAATCTTGTGTCTTATTagttatatcttttatatttgaattgctcaaaattaatataattggTTATCCCTAACATCTCATAgggtaaaaaatattaagtataacatataaatctttattgaaattttttaaaatcacctaCTTACCCTCTTAGGTGTTCCCTACTGGACTTtcggttttttaaaaataatggataaaatcaaattaaaaatggaatgaatAAAGGGTTGAGACATAATAGATGAAAACAAAGATATTCTCTAATGTTAGTTTGAATTAAGGGATGGTACAATAGTTCATTCCTTGATATTAAGatttcttggtaattcttgattcCTAGATATCTAAGGTTTTGCTATTGttatctaataaaatattaaaagttaggaTACTGATGCAACCTTGAGTTATATAACTTAGGTTAGTCTCATTTGGCCCCAATAGCCTAAAAgcaattaaaattgatattcttGTTTTCCCTAAGGTCCTATACAtaaagttggattgtggaaccCCTAATATTGAATCatttaaattagaaatcaataattcttttacaatttatttaggtttattttattaaattcaattttattcaaatcaattttttttttcaattcaagaaATTAggcaaaaagaaattatttagacCTAATTTGACAACTTCCATAAAAGTCATAGTGActctttttctagtttttttttttatcagagtTGGTATGTAAAAAAAGCTTAGTATTTTAGATAATAGAGAATCTAAACAAAAAGTATATCgataaaaaatcttttcaaatctttttaagagttaaatttccaaaattgttttgaaatctttccaaatctttttaagattattaagttttctaaattgtttttttagtgaaatatgATTTCTTAATTGATTCTAAGTCTATTAGATTTTCTCTAATATATGCCTATTGAGAGAGTTTTCTCAAAAGCTCACATACCTTTTAGATCGTTATTCTTTGCATTTAAGATGAAACtcttaaaagagtttatttttattattgagtTTGTGAGAGAGATGTGCATCCCTTTAAGGCGTAGAGGAGTCCACTAAGGAGCACGATAATGTTATGTTACAGACGTGACATCAGATATaggcaatgatgaaaatattgataaatacaGATATATTGATACTTAGATtctacggatatatcggagaaatattgacaaatatcattaatttaaaattaacttattgcaaatatactaattatgtgaATTGGATATATAACTAtgctaagttaatttacttaaatctattgaaaatagactaattaattacaattgaatatcaaaattaaattaaattattaatttaaaattaacttattgcAAATCTACTAATaatatgaatcaaatatataactaagttaatttaattaaatctattgaaaatatacttattaattttaaatctactaattaattacacttcaatatcaaaacaaaataaaattattaatttaaaattaacttattgcAAGTCTACTAATTATGTGAATCAAATGTATAACTatgttaagttaatttacttacaTCTATTGAAAATGTACTAATTtattgcaaacatactaattaattatatttgaatatcaaaataaaataaaattattaatttaaaattaacttattacAAATCTactaattaaatgaatcaaatgtATAATTAtactaagttaatttacttacatctattgaaaataattaaaatttaaaacaaacatactttacaataattgagcaaccttggTTTAGAGTTAATCCAAAAACTTGACTcataaattcccaaatttataagattttgagaataacacaaaagtaaaaaaaaacaataggaGATTAATACACTTTGAAATGAAATGTGGATGAAATGGATTAAGCGTTaactatttatagaaaaaaaaatggccaAAATAGCTGTTGAACAAtgattttaacattaaaaaacatttatggtTGTTGAATCAAAATCTGATTGTTGGATCATCAAATAACCGTTGGGATAACTTCCCAACCATTAGATCATTTCCCAGATTAAATTTGGGACTTGGGTCACCCTTTTTTTACTGTTGCATCATCTTTAAAAATGCAAGCATGATCTAAGTTGTTGGATCAACACGAGCATGTTTTATGTCATCAAATCAAGCCAATAGTGGAGCAAATGATCGTTGCATACACGAACGTGATTTGGGTCATTCAATCAACGCTGGCATAATCTGGATTGTCAGATCACGCGCATAGTGGAACATTTGACCATTGCATACAGGAGCATGATCTAGATTATTTGATCAACGCGAGTGTGATTTGGCCCGTTAAATCACACGCATAGTGGAACAGATATTTCTATCACAAATCAACTATTTTTCGCTAATATATTACTGAAATTCAACGATTTTTTGCATTCACGGCCAATTTATTCCACATCTTGTTGATATATCGGTATTTACCCTTATTTTGTCAATATATCAAcgatttttggtattttttgtgatatttccATGTCTCGATATACCACACCCATATATCATTTACATGTCCATGAATACACAATATATCAGTGACATATCAATAATATATcacgatattttcatccttgggcatAAGTTTTAGGATGCAAATCTCATAGAGTAGCAATTGTCATGTAAatctataagttttttttttttttttttcatatttagtagaTCATATTTTAGTTATCTCTAACCCCATAGTTTTACATCCACAATGTTTTGAGAAGCTTTCATGGGCAGTTTTCCATATAAATCATTGTCTCCTTATATAATTGAATCTCTCTACTAAATCTCTTATTCTTTAagagaaattttaaaagtaaaaaattgggCTATAAAGATTGCAAACTTTCAATAAAGTTATTCATTGCTTGTTTTTCTTGATGTTTATAAGTGTCACTGTTTCTGGTTTTCCTTATAGGGACAAAAACTTCTTGGTACCAATTCACCACCAACCACTTTAGTAAAAATAATAGCAAAAGTGATAGAATGACCCACATTTTTCTTATTGTGAAATcaaagtttggttaatcttgattttgatgataacaaaataaggtttgaaactaattattatatttcaagtcTTAGGATGCAAGTCTCATAGAGTAGCAATTGTCATGTATatctatacattttttttttcatatttagtaaaTCATATTTTAGTTATCTCTAACCCCATGGTTTTATATCCACAAAGTTTTGAGAAGCTTTCATGGGCAGTTTTCCATATAAATCATTGTCTCCTTATATAATTGAATTTCTCTACTAAATCTCTAATTCTTTAagagaaattttaaaagtaaaaaattgggCTATAAAGATTGCAAACTTTCAATAAAGTGATTCATTGCttgtttttcttgttgttttaaAAGTGTCACTGTTTCCGATTTTCCTTGTAGGGACAAAAAAATTCTTGGTACCAATTCACCACCAACCACTTTAGTAAAAATAATAGCAAAAGTGGTAGAACGACCCACATTTTTCTTATTGTGAAACcaaagtttggttaatcttgattttgatgattacaaaataagatttagaactaattattatatttcaagttttatgaTGCAAGTCTCATAGAGTAACAATTGTATGTAAatctatacattttttttttcatatttagtagaTCATATTTTAGTTATCTCTAACCCCATGGTTTTACATCCACAAAGTTTTGAGAAGCTTTCATGGGCAGTTTTCCATATAAATCATTGTCTCCTTATATAATTGAATTTCTCTATTAAATATCTAATTCTTTAagagaaattttaaaagtaaaaaattgggCTATAAAGATTGCAAACTTTCAATAAAGTTATTCATTGCTTGTTTTTCTTGATGTTTTAAAAGTGTCATTGTTTCCGGTTTTCCTTGTAGGGACAAAAACTTTTTGGTAACAATTCACCACCAAccactttaataaaaataatagcaaAAGTGGTAGAATGATCGACATTTTTcttattgtgaaaccaaggtttggttaattttgattttgatgataacaaaataaagtttgaaattaatgattatatttcaagtgtaattaggcaagatgatttccaaagtgacaatcacaaagacaaaatcaagtaaaagagaaatcaataagaataagaaaacctcaaagagaagtgtttttcaagacttaAGTTTCATATGATCTCTTTGTAaagttgttggtgcactaggtttttcatgcattatattattaatttatgcaccaaaatcatccaaaagtaattttgttttaaatcttttaaaattgaatgatttcatgttttcaaccaAAACCCtgtatcaaatgtttttcaaacttgtttaaaatgttttaagttaaaaatgatggttattgagccaaaaacggctcaacTGGTTGAACCAGATGAGGAATTGGTCAACCAATTCAAATCAACTAGTCGAAGAGTGTAAAAacattctctctcttccaaaacaTTTGTTCAACCGATCAAGGTTTGGTCAAGGGGCGATCGAGGtctaacggtcacctgccaaacattaaatgttAACGGCTAGTCAATTGATCGACCCTCCAGCTAGACTGGTCAAACTCCCAACAACTAGTTTGACAtgtttcttctataaaaagacttcaatcttcattttcaatagtttaaccttcctaaacatttttggaatatatttgagccttagtagagtgttttttaatataccattgttctaaaacttgcatatctttagtgcatcattcaatcctagtttttatTGTACATTTGAACCTAAAGTTTTgtattaggattttgtgagagtATTTTCTATCttcatttgtaaatatttgagaaGAAAAGTTCAAGTGTGAGATATCACTTAGGGAGTCTCAAGTGTGGGATATCACTTGaagggttgttcaagagtgaggtatctcttAGAAATTGCAAAAGGTTCTTGGAGGCAAAAGTCCAATAGGgttgattggaaccataatccaattgtattgcttgaaggttTGGGTTGGAAgtcttgaattagtggaacttCAAGTTGGGATTGAAGCTAAAGGAGAGTAGACATAAATTGGGTTGCACTGaatcactataaaaatcttgtgtttgcattatcTTTTCCCTACTCTCTtgctttatatataattatttttatattgttttattatacatttgcatataattgtcttttacattcacataatttaaattttcaaaaaaaaaaaaaaaaaacaaaccatcaCTCTATTCACATcacctctagggtgattacctcAAGTTGGATTAGCCAAAAATTTTTAACACTTATTTTATCTGATCATTCGCATGTGATATAAGCCAATAAAGATGGCTATCAAATACACTGTAGTACAACATACCATCATCATTATTAAATCAGCACCCctcaatattaattttaaatcaggCCTAAATCATGCTCTGAGTATTTTTAATCAACTCTTTGTCACATCGAAGAACTACTTTGTCAAAAAATGTTACCAGACTAGAAAACTTTTAGATGAAAAAATATGAGCAGGGTACTGTCCCTGCTTCAAGGTTCAAAGTAATGGTCCCATAAGGGAAAGCAGTAAACCAAAATTAAATCCCCAGGCCTGAAACTTTAGTTTAATCAGATCCAAAAATGCAGCAAGGTGTTCTTTTGTGTAAACATTGAAAGAGGCCATGATTAATGTTTAGTTTgtataaatttcttgtttttaaaagtttatggTTAATGTTTAAAACCATGAAATATCTTTAatgtaaaatacaaaaattatttgagacttatcttaaaaagattataattaatttttaagaattattaaaaaaaaaaaaaagaatgaaaaacaaattactaactcaaattctaaaaaatttaaaaataatttttaaaaacataatgttAATTCATACTTTTAATATAAgagatattatattttatatataagttattattattttttatttataagctAGAAAATAGTatttcaaacactaaattcgGTAATGTTTGGTATGTATTAAAACACGAATAAACATACAAgttgaaattattaaataatagatCAATAATAAgggagtgtttggtaaaacttaatactattatttaatgatttaagttaattttaagttaaattatacttaaattattagcttaaaatttattacttaatttttacttttaagtattgaggttgtttaataaaattaatttaaaacgcatttcaaaattattaaattgacatagttatccttataaattataaattgattaaaGGAGGTCGAGTAACAAAAAAGAtcatagaataataaaaagaaaaaattcatgGAGATATTTAAGAcaaataagggtaaaaaaataaaataaagatatggacttaaaataaattgattatttttacttattacttgaagttattttttactttaaatcatatcattaaattattttttcaaacatatttaatttatttaataacttaaattaagctgctaagttactttaagttattaaattagtttaacAAACTGTTACTACATGTTGAACTTAGTGAGGCTTTAGCCCTAATACGCACACTACtttaaaaactttcttttttggTAGAGAGGATAAGGATCATATGTTggcttaataaattaataaaaataaatatctacaagatttaattaatttgaattcataGCCTTTCCTAAATCAAAGCTGTGCTGCAATGTTGATAAAGTAAAAATATGAGCTAAAAACtcataagaaatttaaattaattaatagttacaataacttatttaattaattggaactAAAGCCATGGGACACCTCTCACTTTAGTGATTAGTTGACTACCATGACATGATTGGTGATGTTGGTGGGAGGTGCGGTTGGTTGCCTGTGGGTGTTCATTCAGTGGGCTCCCCCACAAGTCACCCCTAGTCTATGGTCTTGGACGATTGTAGAGCTTGGAGTCCAAAATGATTGCCGTAGAAAGGGACAACAGAAGTCACATCCTAAAATGTTTCTGAAACCACTGGAATGAAGCAATTCAGTCATTGTTTGATTCCTAGATCCAAAGACATGCCGACCCTTCTAAATCATTCTTAAACTTTGTTAATTATTTGGAACAAATCTCTGAACAGTTACAGTACATGGATGGTTTAAGTTTGTGTAAAGCCATAAAACATGACACAAACTTAATCAATGAAGTGGGTTGAAAAAGCTCATCAGAGAGATGATTCCATTGATGATGAACGCGATACATGCAGGGGTGAATTCGTTTTAGCATTGAATAAGTGCTGAAAGGAGTAGACAAAGCACTAAAGCGAGGCTTGAAATTAATATCACACATCAGAAATACAGCTACAACAAAGGATTCATTTGTGAGCTAGCATTCATAGCAACAAACAGACGTACATCAAAAAGAATTATAACTCTACAATAAACGCTGCTGACAGTGGCAGTGGAATCAACCCCTTTCTTCCCCATTCTGCTACACCCATTTTACTATAAAATCTGAACCAAGATTGTGGGGGCCCAACAAAACCCTAATTGTATGTATATAGCTTTATCTTCGCTCAGTTCTGTATCGGGTACCTAACTCCAGCTGCCAGTACTCGCTGCTGCTCTAGCTGCACAATCATCAAATAATGTCAGCGCTTAGCAAAGACCAACCCACTAAAATCTGAGAGATAAAGCAGGAGTTTGGGGTTTTTGGTATTTACTTGGAAGAGTTCATGCAATTTGTTCTTGAGGTAACAGTACTCGTGTTCTACAAGCTCCAAAGCCCTCAAGCACCTGAAGGAATAAATGTTAAATAGATGTCGTGTATGCTTTTGATTttgggaaaatatatatatggaaagtaAATTAAATCCATAAATCGATCATTTTTTCTTGTTGTGGTGGGGACAACTGTGAGGATGAACAGTTGTTTTGTTGtctttgaaaagtgaaaaatgaaaacaaagctCGGATTTTGAGAAGGGGAAACAGCGAGCTCACCCGGCCCTGTTGTTCTGCTCGGAAGCCGCGCGAAAAGCAACGCATACATTTCTGACTCTTTTAGCACCTATGCTAGAACTGCTTCCCATGAACTGATTCAGATGgattcccattttcttgtagtCCGAGAACTCCCTATCCATCCTGTCACATCATCATCACCCCTTGTCAGTAAACAACCCTATTAAGCAAAACCCAAGTAGTCGGTCAAATTAAACGAAACCCATAAAGCAAAACTAAGGAATTGCCTAGTTTCAAATGAGAaaagaggaaagagaaaagaaagggaaagtgAGCAAAGACAAACCCCATGAGCGACACAAAGTAATAGTCACGTATGTTCAAATGTGGGGTGGGTTTCCCTTTCAAGAAAAAGGAGATGAGAAAGCCACAAAACATGAGCTCCATTGATAAATCCGAGTGCCCACCAAATTCAAAGTGAGTTTTCccacaaaacaatttcaagtttggagagagagagagagggagcgaaaataaataaaatcccaaGTGTCCTTTCCCAGAGATGAAGACAAATGGCTGTCTTTGACGGGGCAAACACCAACCCCAGAAAGCAAAACCAAAGTAATCACCAAAATTCGAAGCGGGTTTTCCCAAGAAAAATATTCATGTTTATGCGCGACAGAAAATTACAGTAGTCCTCGGAGATTCCTCAAAAGCTTCTCAGACTCGTGGAAGTAGATGTTGACAACCTCGGAAACGAAGTTGGGAGAAGTTTCATCTTGAAGCTGCTGTAGCTGCAAGAACTGCTCATCCAGTACTCCCTACAAAAAcaacatttcaaaattaatcaCCACCACCACAGATTCATCTACAATCCCCAAAACACCAACAATTACaagaccaaaaagaaaaatggaagagcTTGACATTGAACCTGGTGGAAGAGCAATGCGAGCAGGCGATTCATGTCGGCTCGCAAGCGGTCCGCACCCAACCCGAGCATCCACAGAGGTAGACCCGTCTTGGCTGACGACTACTTGCAATCCAAAAACAGCAAAGTCAGTGAGAGGCTCAACCCACTTCGTT is a window from the Vitis riparia cultivar Riparia Gloire de Montpellier isolate 1030 chromosome 9, EGFV_Vit.rip_1.0, whole genome shotgun sequence genome containing:
- the LOC117922656 gene encoding pseudo histidine-containing phosphotransfer protein 6; the protein is MLGLGADRLRADMNRLLALLFHQGVLDEQFLQLQQLQDETSPNFVSEVVNIYFHESEKLLRNLRGLLMDREFSDYKKMGIHLNQFMGSSSSIGAKRVRNVCVAFRAASEQNNRAGCLRALELVEHEYCYLKNKLHELFQLEQQRVLAAGVRYPIQN